The Tachysurus fulvidraco isolate hzauxx_2018 chromosome 10, HZAU_PFXX_2.0, whole genome shotgun sequence genome segment atcttGATTCAGTGGTCAACAGTGACATCACGCGCACACAATCATTCATTTCTACTATTTTTTACTAACATGCGCACACAATTTATTCCTTTACCGCCATTAGGAATAGAAAAAATGCTAAgcaaaaaatgcaatatattCAACATGTTaacaaacaagagagagagagagagagagagagagagagagagagagagagagagagagagagagagagagagagagagagagagagagagagagagagagagagaaaataatagagagagaataataataatttaatttaaagaacTGAGAGTAAATTCGGGCTGGCGTTTCAGCTCCACTACCAGCACCCGGTTAGTAAAGTACCAAAACGTCCcgtattttaaaaaagaattcaCTACCTCTGAATAAAAATCCGAGTCAAAATCCAAAAACGCATATTTTAAGTATAAAGCAAATTCTTACCTTTACCGTATTAGGGAGTGTCTGTGTTCTATTAAAACTGTCTTCTCCATTTACAGTGATCAATTCTGCATCTGCAGGTGGAAATGGTCCAGGAAAAACCACAACGTCACTGTTCAGCGTGTCCGagttaaaacacacatcatactGCTGAGCAGATTTGGAGTAAGACCAGCTTCCGTCAGGATGTGCAATGATCACTGGGGCGCTGTATCTGCTGAAACTGCCATCTGTCCTGCAGCATTTTACAGCAATTACACTGACCAGACTTAATAAAAATATCACTGAAACTGATATAACAGCGATAAGCAAATACTTGTTTATATCTGAAAAACTGTCCTCCTTTTTTGTTACATGTTTGAACCGAGTCTGTATTTCATCTGTGCTCTCAACAACCACAACATCAACAGACACAGTGGCTGAGAGGGAGGACTCTCCGTTATCAGAAACCAAAATGACCAGTGGGTGAGTTTTCAGATCATTGTCACTCATTCTCCTCTTAGTCCTGATCTCTCCGTTGCTGGTTCCAATTTGGAAGATGTTGTTTCCTTTGGGTTCAGAGATATGATAAGAAAGCAGTGCATTATATCCAGAATCTAAGTCTACAGCTCTGATCTTGGCCACAAAGTAGCCTGCTTCAGCAGAATAAGGAATATTCTCAGTGTGAACAAAGCCATGCTCAGAATAGGGAGCAAGAATCCCCGGACTgttgtcattctcatccaggataaaaacatttacagtgaTGTTGCTGCTCAGTTGCGGAACACCAGAGTCTGTAGCTTGAACTTTAAACTgaaatgattttgttttctcGTAGTCAAAAGCATGTAGGTTTTGTATCTCACCCGTGAAGCTATTAATTGAAAACATCGAGGAAACTGGTATGCTGTTGATTGTGGTTTGCGGTAGAGAATACGTTATTAGTGCATTGTTATTAATATCTAGATCTATCGCTGTCATTACGTATATTACTGAACCAATTTGACTGTTTTCCTTCAAGTAAGCATATACTATCTTATCTGAAAATCGTGGTGCGTTGTCATTAACATCTGCTACTTTGACGTTTATTACTTTTGTATTGTATAGAGGCTGGGTTCCTTCATCCACTGCTATAACTTTGATATTATACTCTGCATCTTTTTCTCGATCGAGTCCGTCATCTAAGATCAGTGAATAGTAGTTCTGGAACGCTAAATGCAATTTAAATGGACTGGGACCTTCAAGTCGACAATTAACTGCGCCGTTTTTTTCCGGAGTCCGTATCTGATACTGTAATTAAAGCAACAACCGTGCCCTTTGCCGCGTTCTCCTCTATTGGGTTAAGAAGTGACGTCACAGTCACGATCGGCTGGTTATCATTTACATCTAAAACCTCTACTAACAGCTTGGTATGTCCCGACATAGCCACAGTACCCTTATCTATGGCTTGAACGAATCTCAAAGGCATTATTTTCTTCATAATCAATTtcgctttttatttttacattgccGCTTTCACTGTCTATCTCAAACCTGTTCATAATATTTTGGGACGTGTGACTCATAAAAGAATACATTATTTCGCCGTTTAAGCCTTCGTCCAAATCTTTGGCCTGTACACTGATAATTGTGGTCCCAACAGTAGTATCTTCGGCTACAGAGACTTTGTATAAAGATTTAGTAAATACAGGTGCATTGTCATTAACATCAAGAATATTTACTTTAATAGTTAAAGTCCCTGTCAAAGCAGGAGATCCGCCATCAACGGCAGTAATTAAAAGGTCAAGATTAGGAATTTTTTCTCTGTCCAGTGCTTTAACAAGCACCAGTTCAGTGGAGATAGTTTTGTCGCTCTGTGTCTGCAaatctaatataaaatattcgTTAGAATCGATCTTATACATTTTCACAGAGTTGACACCAATGTCTGCGTCATGCGCGCTCTGCACAGGGAAGCGCGCCCCAGTACCAGTAATTTCAGTGATATTTAGATAAGTTGAACTAAcaggaaaaacaggaaaattaTCGTTAACGTCGACAATATTTATTCTTACCTGGTAAAGCTGTAGGGGACTATTAGCCAAAGCTTCTAAATTAAATGAGCAAGAGACAGCGGACTCACAAAGCTCCTCTCTGTCAATCCGTTCGTTTACCCGCAGCACGCCTGTGTCTGTTTCCACTCTCATGTATTGCTTTTTAGCACCGGAAACGAGGCGGAATTCACGAGATTTTAGTTCTTTTAAAGAGAGGTTAATATCTTTGGTTATATTTCCCACTGTAGTGCCAACTTTCACCTCctctaatatactgtacacgaTCTGCCCCGATGCAATTTCCAAGACATAGCTCGATAAAACGGATAAAAATCCTATCACTCCAATTCTTTTCGCAATCATGGTTGACGTATATGCTgctgtcaagtcaagtcaagtcaagtcaagaagctttttattgtcatttcaaccatatatagctgttgcagtacacagtgaaatgagacaacgtttctccaggatcaaggtgctacataaaacaaagacagggctaaggacatgtaagtagtcttagccacataaagtgcaactgtgcaacctggtgcaaacagtgcaggacaagacaagcaagacagtgcaggacaaaagacagtgcaggacaaaaaacagtgcagacattaagttacaagacaatacaaaaagtacaaaaaatgcaatacacaaaagacaataaacagtaacagaaacagcgccgaccgaccggtgtaaatactgaatgttcaaacaatattttgtgcagtaaaagaatgaacagcagcaggttcttagcagcaggtcctttggattatatatggagttgtgcaaaaaacagcagatgactgagatattgtccaatatgtgcaaaaacagcagaaaagtgtgcaaaacagtgtgtgtgttttgtgagggtctgtgcagtccatacagatgatgtgtgtgtatgttgtgcccactatagtacagttcggttattgagaagtctgatggcttgtgggaagaaactgttacgcagtctggtcgtgagggcccgaatgcttctttacctttttccagacggcaggagggtgaagagtgtgtgtgaggggtgtgtggggtcatcgacaatgctgttgcctttgcggacacagcgtgtggtgtaagtgtccatgatagagggaagagagacctcaatgatcttctccgctgtcctcactatccgctgcagggttttgcgatccgagatcgtacagttcccaaaccagacagtgatgcagctgctcaggatgctctcaatggtccctctgtagaacatggtcagggttgggggagggagatgtgcctttctcagccttcggaggaagtagagacgctgctgggctttcttggtgacggcgctggtgttgagtgaccaggtgaggttctccgctagatgaacacccagaaatttggtgctcttgacgatctctacagatgatccgtcga includes the following:
- the LOC113660125 gene encoding protocadherin gamma-C3-like; protein product: MIAKRIGVIGFLSVLSSYVLEIASGQIVYSILEEVKVGTTVGNITKDINLSLKELKSREFRLVSGAKKQYMRVETDTGVLRVNERIDREELCESAVSCSFNLEALANSPLQLYQVRINIVDVNDNFPVFPVSSTYLNITEITGTGARFPVQSAHDADIGVNSVKMYKIDSNEYFILDLQTQSDKTISTELVLVKALDREKIPNLDLLITAVDGGSPALTGTLTIKVNILDVNDNAPVFTKSLYKVSVAEDTTVGTTIISVQAKDLDEGLNGEIMYSFMSHTSQNIMNRFEIDSESGNVKIKSEIDYEENNAFEIRSSHR